A genome region from Oryzias latipes chromosome 2, ASM223467v1 includes the following:
- the LOC101156308 gene encoding melanophilin isoform X4: MERKLDLSRLTDEEAKHVWEVIQRDFNLRKKEEERLGELKNQIEKEDTKRELLGSQSRVSDSLCIRCLQPFKFLVNSKRQCLDCCMYTCKSCSRYNKKERGWVCDNCRMTRVLKIGTLGWYHDNVRNRFKRFGSAKVMRSLYKRLNGEGVRDDDTQSMPDVRSHVCNGNEEDGGEGEAQRYKMMRKNKRLLSVHPMDFDSEEYFLHSRRPSMQQMQEDRYYRNDVDYDNYNQRANRRRSLDRHAMRADDHAENRMVRARSLSKISSSVARQQYVDTSDEEEYQRYPLMYQQPPHRRRNSRTTSQENLGQAPPINELNKRMSAIESLLSRLEEKMTPADEAASAKNEEEKLRRKLSELAGNLSDKGLSSDEEPGKKFSLALKGHSSSRSGPVAPLVALKDKELSSSSDEMPTETQKVSDIESKLAALSASGPRKKVSGSHMKKRAGPDLKTNGAHWRSNMV, translated from the exons ATGGAGCGAAAACTGGATCTTTCCCGCCTGACAGATGAAGAAGCCAAACACGTGTGGGAGGTGATCCAGCGCGACTTCAACCTGCGGaagaaggaagaggagaggCTTGG GGAACTGAAGAACCAGATCGAGAAGGAGGACACAAAGAGGGAGCTACTGGGCTCCCAGAGCAGAGTGTCGGACTCACTGTGCATCCGCTGCCTTCAACCCTTCAAGTTCCTCGTGAACAGTAAACGCCAGTGTCTGGACTGCTGCATGTACACCTGcaagtcctgcagccgctacaATAAGAAGGAGCGGGGCTGGGTGTGCGACAACTGCCGGATGACCAG AGTGCTGAAGATTGGGACTTTGGGTTGGTACCATGACAATGTCAGGAACCGTTTTAAGCGCTTTGGGAGTGCCAAAGTGATGAGGTCCCTGTACAAGAGGCTGAATGGGGAAG GCGTTCGAGATGACGACACTCAGAGCATGCCAGACGTCCGCAGCC ATGTGTGCAACGGTAACgaggaggatggaggagagGGCGAGGCCCAGCGCTACAAAATG ATGAGGAAGAACAAGCGCCTACTATCTGTCCATCCCATGGATTTTGACTCGGAGGAGTATTTTCTTCATTCACGTCGCCCATCTATGCAG CAGATGCAGGAGGATCGGTATTACAGGAACGACGTGGACTACGACAATTACAACCAACGTGCCAACCGCAGGAGGAGTCTGGATCGGCATGCAATGAGAGCAG ATGACCACGCAGAGAACCGGATGGTCCGAGCCCGCTCTCTGTCTAAAATCAGCTCATCTGTGGCCCGTCAGCAATACGTCGACACCTCGGATGAGGAAGAGTACCAGCGATACCCCCTCATGTACCAGCAGCCCCCCCATCGTCGCAGGAACAGCAGAACCACCTCTCAGGAGAACCTGGGCCAAGCCCCACCT ATAAACGAGCTGAACAAACGAATGTCTGCCATTGAGAGCCTGCTGAGCCGACTGGAGGAAAAGATGACACCAGCTGATGAG GCGGCGTCTGCTAAGAACGAAGAGGAGAAACTACGACGGAAGCTGAGCGAGCTGGCGGGGAACCTGAGCGACAAGGGCCTGTCGTCGGACGAGGAGCCCGGGAAAAAGTTCTCCTTAGCGCTGAAAGGTCACAGCAGCTCGAGGTCCGGTCCAGTGGCCCCTCTGGTGGCTCTGAAGGACAAAGAGTTAAGCTCGTCCAGCGACGAGATGCCCACCGAGACCCAGAAG